One region of Oryza glaberrima chromosome 7, OglaRS2, whole genome shotgun sequence genomic DNA includes:
- the LOC127779266 gene encoding protein DMP2-like, which translates to MATAATTTTGGDVQIPIGQQATVAATATATSDGIRDSPGTSSPFRGGGGSTTPTPQRPVKAGSSSPPPPPTTAMDKTLSSVANLAKLLPTGTALAFQSLSPSFTNRGACLTSNRYLTAALLYLCVLSCIFFSFTDSFVGGDGKLYYGVATAKGFLVFNYDAGSSSDGDDDDQRRRREVFKDLRRLRIRWVDYVHAVFTAVVFMTVAFSSTAVQSCYFPEAGDNVKQLLTNLPLGAGFLSTTVFLVFPTTRKGIGYGGQSTN; encoded by the coding sequence ATGGCCACGGCagctacgacgacgacgggcggcgATGTCCAGATACCGATTGGACAGcaggccaccgtcgccgccaccgccactgccacgAGCGATGGGATCCGGGATAGCCCCGGCACGTCGAGCCCcttccgtggcggcggcggcagcaccacCCCCACCCCGCAGCGGCCGGTGAAGGCCGggtcctcctctccaccaccgccgccgacgacggccatGGACAAGACGCTGTCCAGTGTAGCGAACCTCGCGAAGCTCCTGCCGACGGGCACGGCGCTGGCGTTCCAGTCGCTGTCACCGTCGTTCACCAACCGCGGCGCGTGCCTCACGTCCAACCGGTACCTCACCGCGGCGCTCCTCTACCTGTGCGTCCTCTCctgcatcttcttctccttcaccGACAGCTTCGTCGGTGGAGACGGGAAGCTCTACTACGGCGTGGCGACGGCCAAGGGTTTCCTCGTGTTCAACTACGACGctggcagcagcagcgacggcgacgacgacgaccagcggcggcggagggaggtgTTCAAGGACCTCCGCAGGCTGAGGATACGGTGGGTGGACTACGTGCACGCGGTGTTCACGGCGGTGGTCTTCATGACCGTGGCGTTCAGCAGCACCGCCGTGCAGAGCTGCTACTTCCCCGAGGCCGGCGACAACGTGAAGCAGCTGCTCACCAACCTTCCCCTCGGCGCCGGCTTCCTGTCCACCACCGTCTTCCTCGTCTTCCCGACCACGCGCAAAGGGATCGGATATGGCGGCCAGTCCACCAATTAA